The stretch of DNA CGAGACCCGCCTTTGGTACAGTCCCTGAACCTGAAATCGCTACGAGGCCTAACCAGAGATTAGCCGTATTAGACATTGACGGATGGCATCTTCTTAGTGGGGTAGCAAGCAACGAGCGCTGGCCACAGTCCTTCCGAATTCCCGAAGAATCAGAGCGATATAGCCTTAATGTGAGCGATAGCGTTAAACTTCAGTTCGAGTTTTCCCTAGATGGTAAAAATGGAGACACCGAACTTTTTGGTGAAAGGATGTGGGTCGGAGTGATAGGTAGGTCTGGTCCCTACCTCGTGGGCGAGTTACAAAACACCCCAGCATGTTCAGATGAACAAGGTAACCTAGAAGCTGGCAATACCGTAGTATTTTTACCAGAACACGTTATAGATATATGGGAAGACTAACTTCCAGCGACGGCCCATACCGAAGAGACAATTGGTATCCCTTTTATCCGTCATATCAAAGTATACTCCATACCAATAAACCTGACAGACGGGCCGCGGTGATTTGGCGGCCCGTCATGATTCAGACCTTGCCGGCGGCCTTGGCAGCATCTTCGACCCACTTACCAAGGTTCTCCCGTCCACTATCCTTATTCCATAGATAGTGTTTGTATCCGGTGACGGTAAGGCCACAGCACGAGCTAGTCTGTTGCCTCAGGTTGCTGATCTGACTGATGTCGATGGTCAACAAGCCATTACCGCGCGCGATACTTTGGTCAATCTCGTACTTAACCCATTTGCTCTTGTTGGTATTCGCACCTACCAGTACGACTGTCACCGTGGTGCCAACGAGCTGGCCGTCGATCCAGGATTTTATCGCGGCCTCGCCCTTACGCTGCACCTCTTCGAACTCTGCTTTGTCGATAAAGCCGTACTTCGCGGCAGCTTGAATTACATTACTATTTCGCACATTCATGGCGCGATCAACGTCATCGTACTTGAAGCTGAAGAAAACTTTTCTAGCCATGGGTTGAGTCCTTAAATGAGAGGGATGAGGGTCAAGATAACTTCTTGGGCTCGCTTCAGCGTCGTGGCCTCGGCGCCCAACTCATGCAGCA from Pseudomonas sp. NC02 encodes:
- a CDS encoding TIR domain-containing protein produces the protein MARKVFFSFKYDDVDRAMNVRNSNVIQAAAKYGFIDKAEFEEVQRKGEAAIKSWIDGQLVGTTVTVVLVGANTNKSKWVKYEIDQSIARGNGLLTIDISQISNLRQQTSSCCGLTVTGYKHYLWNKDSGRENLGKWVEDAAKAAGKV